The Chloroflexota bacterium genome segment CGCGGCGCTCGCCCCGCACCACGCGCACCTTGCAGCCATCCGTCAGCAGCGCCTCTGGCGCCGAGTCCACCGCCGCAGACGCCACAGGCACCGGAATGATAATTTCGGGCCGCCGCGGTCGCCACGGGTCTGCGTAGCCCGGATCCACCGCCGCCTCATGCCCGATATGGCTCTTCAGTATCTCAAAGGCGAAGGGGTTCATGGGACATCGCCCGAACCCTTCCATGATGACGACAGGGAACGGCAGACCGGCGACATGGTCCAGAAGGGTCGCCGACAGGCCGCCCAGAATCAGGCCTCGCGCCTGCATCTTGCTCACCTGGGCAAGCCCCTCCGCGGTGGCGTCGGCGCCCCCGATGACGATGGCGCCGAGACACGAGACATCCACCTTGTCCTCCGACAGGACGTCCTCGGGCGAATCCACCACCGCCCGCAGCACACCGTGGGACATCTCGCCGAATCCCCACGCGCCCTGCACCAGCGCCGCGGCCGTCTCAATCACCGCCCCACGCTCGGGCATCACGCTGACGATGCGCCCGCTCAGGTGCGCGCGGATCTCGCTCTCCTCCACGTCGGACTCCAGGAGTATCTGCGAGTCGCTCATGGCCACCAGGCGGCCGCTCACCGGAGCCTGCAAGACCCTGGGGAACAACTTGCCCAGGCGCGGCTTGACTGCGATGACTTCGCCGCGCTGGACGCTCTCGCCGATGCGCTTCTTGAGAAAATCGGCCACATTGCGATGGCCCAGGCGGAGGGCCGCGCCCGCATCCAGGCGAATCAGCCTGCCGGGACGCTCATACCGACCGATGATGTCCACCGCGTCCACCCGGTCGTCCATGCCTACGAGTATCTTGCCTCGGGTGGGGAGCATCCGCTCCCGTCGCAGCAGTGTCAACGGCACAACGCGCATGAGGGTGCAGTAGTGCTTCATTCGCCGTCGCTCTCCATTTCGTTCGGCATCGTCAATACCCGATGTTCCATCGCCACTTCTGCAGCACGCGGCGCCTGTCGTCCTGGCCGTCGGGCAGCGCAAGCGGCCGGCCGCGCGCGTCTATCACGATCCCCAGCGGCCCGCCATCCACTTCGGCCACGGCCCCGCGCCCCCGCCGCCCCCAGCCGATGTCAAACTGCCGCGTGGGGCGCAACTCCAGCGTGGCCTTCTGACCCGCCTCCAGCGGTATCACCTCTATGGAGCCGTAGGTTACATCCAGGGTCAGGGTCTGCTTGTCGGGATACTTGAGACTGGCGCGCAACACCAAATCGCCCTCTCCCGCTGCGCCCACGGGACAGATGAGCGTCCCGAGCGTGAGCAGGGCGTCGTGTTCCAGCACCTGGGCGGCGGCCATCGGCTGAACCGCGCCCACCGCGCCCAGAACCCCCGTCAACCCCGTCGTATCGGCTACCAGCGTGCAGATGCCGATGGGCTGTAGCGCGTCCAGCAGCATGAGGGCGCTCTGCGCGAAATTCGCCTGTCGCGGCAGGAATCCGCCCGACACCACGATCACATCCCAGAACGGCGACAGGTCAGGATACGGGCGGTGGGCGTCGGCCTCCCAGACGGGCATGGCCCGCCCCACGGTCAGGCGCAGCGCCTCGCGGGCCACTGCCTGCTCCACCTCCACCTCCAGCGCGGTGGTCGCCGCAGAACGGGGATACGCCGCCTTGGTCAGCGCAATATCCAGCACGTCAGCCAACGCGGCGTCTTCGTCTATGACCCAGCGGGCGATGCCCGCGGGCGTGGCATCGGACACAACGCGCCTGGCCCCCAGCCCTATGCCCCAGCCGCTGCCCACGGTCAAAGCGAACTCCCCGTTCAGAACCGAGGCGAGCACCGTCTGGCTGGAGCCCACGTCCACGCCCAGCACGTTCAGGCCGTACTGCTCGGCCACGAACTGGATCACATGCCCAAACGCCCGCGCCCCGGGCGCGACAGAAATCGGACTCCACGCGCTCAAGCGGCCAAACCCGGGCAGGCGTGCCATCTTCCGGTCCGTGTATAGCGTCTCCAGTTCTTCTATCAGCGGGCCAGCCTGCTCCACGTCCAGGCGAGGGCGGATGTTGTCCACGGGGTGGAAGTTGATCAGCCCCGCCACCTTTTCGGCGATGAGGGAGCGGGCGTTGACATTGCCCGCGAACACCAACTCCGGGCGGCGCTCCCGTTCCAGCAGTTTGCTGGCCAGGGCCACCGCATCGGCCAGCGCCCCGATGGCCTGCACAGCTCCCCCATCCGTGCCCCCGACCATGACGACGACATCGGGCGCTACCTGGCGAATCAGGTCTATCTGCTCGGCGGGGTCCGAATCTCCGCCCAGGGAAACGATGCCTTCCAGCAATGAGGGGACCCACGACAGCGCCTTCGCCGCGCTGGTAACGCTCATCTCGGGCACCAGGCCCGCCAACACGACCCGCAGCGGTGGGCCGGCGCTCACCGTCGCCACAAATGCATCCACGCCTGAACCATCCGAGCGTTCGGGGCGGATGAGTTTCTGCTCATCGTCCAGGAACCGCTTGCCCGTAATGCTTTCCAACTGGCGGATTGCCTGAATCACGCCGATGACAATATCGTTGCCCGGAGCCGCCACCGAGGTCGGGGCCTCCCCACCGGCGACAAACCGATATTGTTCGTCCACCACGTCCAGCAGAAAAACCCGCGTGGTGGACGTGCCGCAGTCCGCTGCCAGAATGGATTCTATCGCGTAACTGTCTGTCATGTCTCAACCCCAGGCGGCCGTTATCGCAAAGTCTTGGGAATCTCGGTTACCAGGAACTGCAACCGTCCGATGAGCAAGGACAGCCGGGCCATCACCGTGCCGGCGAAGAGCGCCCCAAAGGTCAGCATGATGAACCATTTGCCGAGGCCGCGCCACGCCTTGAGGAACCCGCCGCGCACCCGACCCAGCCCCGTATCGCCCTGGCCGGTGAAGTAGAAATAGGCCAGCGTGCTCACCGTGCCGATGACCAGCACGAGATGGCTCAGTGCAACGCCCCATCCGCCATCGGCCGGGTTCACCGACACGAACGTGCCTTCCACCTGCGGCAGAATGGAGCCGAACAGCGCGCCCCCGATGGCCAGCGCAACGCCGACGCCCAGCAGGAAGGACAGCGGGGCCAGGCCCGCGCCCCGCCAGGAATGATTGAGCCGCGCCAGCAACAGCACCGCCAGCAGGAGCGGCACGATCAGCATCCAGTTTTCAAGCGGGGCCTGGATGAGCGGCAACAGCAAACGCGGCCGCAACAGGCTGTAGTAGGCCACCAGGACGGCGTAGCCCACCGCCGTCCCCACGAACAGATGCTCGGCCAGGCGGTACAGCGGGTTGTCGCCGAGCAGGTAACTCAGTACCATCACCGTGAGGAGCGCGGATATCCAGATGCCGACGAGATCGCTCATGACCGTCCCCCAAACAGGCGCTTGCCCCAGTAGGCCAGATTGCCGAGCACGATGAGCGCGACGACGGCCAGATGCCCCAACGACTGCGCCTCAATGGCCGCCATGTCCTGCGCGCTCATGGGCGCATCGGGCGAGGCCGCCCGCCGATACGCCAGCCCGCCAATCCATCCGCTCACCAGGCCGGCCAGTTGCCCCGAACTGTAGTAGGGCCGCACCGAAGGCTCTATCGCGCCGCTGACGATGGCGCAGATGGGCGTGTGCGTCTGGCTGCCCACCTGCTCCACCCACCACCGCACCGCATCCTGCGACGACGCCGCGGTGATAATCAGCGCCACATCACCCAGCGACTGAACCCCCAGGGCCGCCTCGTCAACCCGTTTCCCCTGGTAGTCCACCAGAAACGCGCCCGAAAAACTCGCGGCCAGGCGCTGCAAGCCCATCTCCTGGCCCGGCAGATACCCCAGCAGCGTGGCGGTGTCCTCCAGACCCATGCGCGCCGCCAGGCCGGGGCCGGTCGGCGTGGTGCTCATCACGAGGAGCACAGCGCCCCTGGACTTGAGATTGTCCAGCACCTCGCGCACCGGCCAGTCCAGTTCGGTGGACACGCTCGGGTCGTAGTCAAACGAGAACAGCACCCTTGCCCCGGGCGCAAGGTTTTGGATTTGCGCGGCGAAGTCTTCCGCGGGCTTGGCTACGGGCACCTGACCGCCGCCCGGCACCAGCCCGGGCGACAGGATGGGAATCAGCACTGCCGCCAGCAGGAGCAGGAACGCCAGCCACGGCAGCCCTCGCTCGCGGCGGGGGATGCGAACGGCACGCGGCCTCACCGACGACGCGATGGGCCTGGCGAGAACCTGGGTCAACGTCTCGGCGTGGGCGGGCGTAACCGTGGCCGCCGCCGACACCGCCCGCACAAACTGGTCGGGGCCCGGGTCAATGGCGGGCACAAGCCTGAGCGCCCCGCGCACGCCTTCCAGCACGCCTTCCGTCTCGGCGGGTTCTTCGGCGGGCGCTTCCTCCCCTTCCTCCCTCTTGCGGCCCGGTCTCAGCACTTCCAGCCACGAGGGGATGGCCGCCCGCTCCAGCCCCGCTTCCTCGGGCGTTGGTTTGCCGGGCGCCCCAAGCATCGGTCCCAATTCCTCGGGTAGCACCGCGGCACCCGACGCCAGGGTCTCCAGCCACGCCGGGACTTCGGGCGCCGACGCGGGGGCAGGCCCGGCTTCCTCCTCCTCCATCTCCTCTTCGCCCAATTCCAGGATGACCGGCCCCTCTTCTTGCAGCCACGCCGCGAGGGGTTCCTCTGCGGGGGCAGGCGGTTCGCCCTCCAGCAGCGCAGGAACGCCAGCAGCGGGCGGTTCGACTTCCGCTTCGCCAGCCGGAGCCTCCGCCGGAACTTCACTTGGCGCGGCCTCCTCGGCCTCTGCTTCCGGCGGCGCCTCGCCCAATGTGGGCGCGACCGGTGCCTCCGATGCTTCCACGGGCGGCGCGCCCAAATCGCGAAGCCAGTCTGGGACTTCTTCCGGCGTCTCCTCGGCCTCGCCGGCCGCTTCCGCCGCGAACTCCTCCGGCGCGGGCGCGACCGGCTCCTCCGGTTCTTCCACGGGGGGCGGCGCGCCCAAATCGCGAAGCCAGTCTGGGACTTCTTCCGGCGTCTCCTCGGCCTCGCCGGCCGCTTCCGCCGCGAACTCCTCGGATGCTTCGCGCTCTGGCTCCGCAGTCTCGGCGAGGCTGGCCCGCAGGCGCGCCAGCCAGTCGGGGATTTCCTCCTCTTCACCCGCCGCGCCGGTCGGCTCTTGCGGCAGGCCGGCCTCCTCACCCAGGGGGGCGGGTTCCTCTTCCTCCGTCGGCTTTGTCGGGAGCGACAGGCCCTTCAGTCTGGGCCTCTCTTTCTCCTCCGCGCCACGGGTTACCAGCGGCGCCAACTTGGCCCCGCACGCGTCGCAGAAGATGTTCTCAATGGGGTTCTCTGCACCACAAAACGGACATGTCGCTTTGGAGCCGCCTGCCAACCTCTGGCCGCATTGGTTGCAGAAACTGCTTCCGTCTCGGTTTGCGGTGCCGCAGTTTGGACAGTAGATCATGCCGTTTCCCCCAAGAACGCGCTATTTCACGTGTGGCCGGTCAATCCCCAGGAGCACCCGCAGGCCGGTCAGGATGGTCCCCAGCGCCACGCCCAGGATGATGCCCCGCGCGCCCGCCGTGCTCGGATAGGTCAGAATCCAGTCTTTCGCCGCCGCGATGCGATCCCAGATGGCCTGCCCCAGCGGCACCTGCCCAAGCAGGACAATTACACCGGCGACGAGCATGATGAACGAATCCACGCTCCGCACCCGAAAGGCGCGGTACGCCGCCGATGCGATGAAAAACGCCGTCAGGGCGAAGATAGTCGCCTGCAACGGGACGTGCACATACAGAAACACCCACGACACGGCAGGCGACGCCACCCCGCGCGGGTCGGAGAACCCCAACAGCACCACCGTGCCCAGGGCCGCGAGTAGGAACAGGCTGTACACCCATCCTGGCTGCCTGCCCCGAATCTTGCGCAGGTGGGTCGCGATGACGTTCAGCGCGCCCAGCAGCAACGCCACCGCCGCCAGGATCATCGCCCAATCCAGCAGCGTCTGTTGCACGCGGCGCAGGTACTCGTTCCGCACGAAGAAGTTCGCCAGGACGAGTAGCCCCGTGCCGATGGTGATGGCAACCGCCAGACTACGGCCGAATTTGACCTTCACCTTTCCCTCCGCATCTACAGCGAGCGCAGCAAAACGCCGAGCAAGATGGTCAGAATCAGGAACACGCGCAGCCAGTCTTGGACGCGCAAACTCGCGATATGGGCCGCTTTCGGACGCAGGTAAGCGCCCACGGCAAACATCTCCTCGCCGATGAGCGCCTCATCGGCCGTGGCGTGGACGAAGGGCAACACCTGCGGATCCGCCGCGCCCACCACCTGGGGCACGCGCGACTTGACGCCGGTCTCGCCCATCAGCAGGTACTCGGGGCCGAATCGGCCCACCATGATGTTGGCGGCCACGCGCTCCCCCAGCAAGATGTCCATCACGCCTGCCGCATAGGCCGTGGCATCGGGAGCGACCAGGCGCGCTTCAGGCTCCTGCACCTGATATTG includes the following:
- a CDS encoding glutamate mutase L, with protein sequence MTDSYAIESILAADCGTSTTRVFLLDVVDEQYRFVAGGEAPTSVAAPGNDIVIGVIQAIRQLESITGKRFLDDEQKLIRPERSDGSGVDAFVATVSAGPPLRVVLAGLVPEMSVTSAAKALSWVPSLLEGIVSLGGDSDPAEQIDLIRQVAPDVVVMVGGTDGGAVQAIGALADAVALASKLLERERRPELVFAGNVNARSLIAEKVAGLINFHPVDNIRPRLDVEQAGPLIEELETLYTDRKMARLPGFGRLSAWSPISVAPGARAFGHVIQFVAEQYGLNVLGVDVGSSQTVLASVLNGEFALTVGSGWGIGLGARRVVSDATPAGIARWVIDEDAALADVLDIALTKAAYPRSAATTALEVEVEQAVAREALRLTVGRAMPVWEADAHRPYPDLSPFWDVIVVSGGFLPRQANFAQSALMLLDALQPIGICTLVADTTGLTGVLGAVGAVQPMAAAQVLEHDALLTLGTLICPVGAAGEGDLVLRASLKYPDKQTLTLDVTYGSIEVIPLEAGQKATLELRPTRQFDIGWGRRGRGAVAEVDGGPLGIVIDARGRPLALPDGQDDRRRVLQKWRWNIGY
- a CDS encoding zinc ribbon domain-containing protein; the encoded protein is MIYCPNCGTANRDGSSFCNQCGQRLAGGSKATCPFCGAENPIENIFCDACGAKLAPLVTRGAEEKERPRLKGLSLPTKPTEEEEPAPLGEEAGLPQEPTGAAGEEEEIPDWLARLRASLAETAEPEREASEEFAAEAAGEAEETPEEVPDWLRDLGAPPPVEEPEEPVAPAPEEFAAEAAGEAEETPEEVPDWLRDLGAPPVEASEAPVAPTLGEAPPEAEAEEAAPSEVPAEAPAGEAEVEPPAAGVPALLEGEPPAPAEEPLAAWLQEEGPVILELGEEEMEEEEAGPAPASAPEVPAWLETLASGAAVLPEELGPMLGAPGKPTPEEAGLERAAIPSWLEVLRPGRKREEGEEAPAEEPAETEGVLEGVRGALRLVPAIDPGPDQFVRAVSAAATVTPAHAETLTQVLARPIASSVRPRAVRIPRRERGLPWLAFLLLLAAVLIPILSPGLVPGGGQVPVAKPAEDFAAQIQNLAPGARVLFSFDYDPSVSTELDWPVREVLDNLKSRGAVLLVMSTTPTGPGLAARMGLEDTATLLGYLPGQEMGLQRLAASFSGAFLVDYQGKRVDEAALGVQSLGDVALIITAASSQDAVRWWVEQVGSQTHTPICAIVSGAIEPSVRPYYSSGQLAGLVSGWIGGLAYRRAASPDAPMSAQDMAAIEAQSLGHLAVVALIVLGNLAYWGKRLFGGRS